The Hemitrygon akajei unplaced genomic scaffold, sHemAka1.3 Scf000061, whole genome shotgun sequence genome contains a region encoding:
- the LOC140721805 gene encoding ribonuclease inhibitor-like produces MTARGLEEFLGPFPHETTCRVIDWVKEEVKRQMGNTESEAGKRSLLNTLHYLFESQNRGLAQAALGSVETFSFRGMTLTPIDCTVLSHAIRLCDTIKHLDLALCHIQCEGIQRLGPGLHKCQELRLGQNKLGDSGVKLVSAALRNPECKIQKLWLHNVGLTDSGAEDITTALSTNSSLMELNLSGNKLGDSGVKLVSDALRNPECKIQKLGLRDVGLSDSSADDLIFALSTNRSLMELDLSVNKLGDSGVKLVSAALRNPECKIQRLWLHNVGLTDSGVKDLVSALSTNQSLMELDLGLNSLTDRSVPALRRLILTLPSLERIELGMNQFSETGGKELRSLQEPRPGLRVTV; encoded by the exons atgacagctcggggcttggaggagtttctgggtccatttcctcatgaaacaacctgccgggtgattgactgggtgaaggaggaggttaaacgccagatgggaaacacagagagtgaagctggtaaaaggagcctcctgaacacattgcactacctgtttgagtctcagaatcggggactggctcaggccgcactgggatctgtggaaacattttcattccgtggaatgacactgaccccgattgactgcacggtcctgtctcatgccatcagactctgtgatacaataaagcACCTCGATCTGGCTctctgccacattcagtgtgaaggaatccagcggctgggacccgggctgcacaagtgccaggagttgag actagGGCAGaacaaactgggagattcaggagtgaaactggtgtctgcggctctgaggaacccggagtgtaaaatacagaaactgtg gctgcacaatgtcggtctcacagattctggtgccgaggacaTCACCACCGCTCTTAGTACAAACTCATCACTGATGGAGCTGAACCTGAgtggtaataaactgggagattcaggagtgaaactggtgtctgacgctctgaggaacccggagtgtaaaatacagaaactggg gctgagggatgtcggTCTCTCAGATTCTAGTGCCGATGATCTCATCttcgctctcagtacaaaccgatcactgatggagctggacctgagtgttaataaactgggagattcaggagtgaaactggtgtctgcggctctgagaaacccggagtgtaaaatacagagactgtg gctgcacaatgtcggtctcacagattctggtgtcaaggatctcgtctccgctctcagtacaaaccaatCACTGATGGAGCTGGACCTGGGATTAAACtctctgacagaccgatctgtccccgctctccgccgcctcatactgaccctcccgagtctggagcggatcga GCTGGGgatgaatcagttcagtgaaacaggggggaaggaactgagatctctgcaggaacccagacccggactgagagtgaccgtgtga